The following nucleotide sequence is from Synchiropus splendidus isolate RoL2022-P1 chromosome 1, RoL_Sspl_1.0, whole genome shotgun sequence.
TTCAGACCACTTACACTGAATTTTGTTGGCCACATGGTGGCACCAGAAACTACTTGTGTGCTGGATAATGGGATAGACAATGTAAAACAAATTTAAAGTTAATAGACATAACAAAAgaacatttcacttcatttatatCAGTGAACATAAAGTGATCACGCTCATTCTACAGATTTGATGTCCAAATCTACAAGGGACGATATTCTTACCAATTAATAGAGAGTAAATATTCCTATGAAAATAAATCTTCTTTTGCCAGCATTCTGTCACGTAATAATCGGACACAAGTGCAAAACAAGGAGGTGATTCACTTAAAAGAAACATTcgaaaattaaaaatgtttatttttaataataaaaaaaaacaaaaacaaaaaaaacttcactaaGGGCCGATTGCAAACTGCAAACAAGCGATCCAATTTAACAGAAAAGAAATTTTAAAACAAGACTATACACCAAAACAATAGAGGTTGAAGTGTAAAAGAAATTATCGCCTCTTCTGGAAGATGTTTCCACGTCCCATTCCACCGCGTCCCCTTCCTCTTGcagccactgaaaaaaaaaagtattttttaacatGACAATTTTCATTCATGCATTAACAGCAGATCACTGGGAATGTTAAAAGCCATGTGCAAGTTTTGACACCTCAACCTTGATTCTGATTTATGACACATTAGCAATAAATCCAGATGACTGTTGAAACAACTTTAATTGAACGGATCTGGAAACGTTCCCTTGTAATTCATTGTTTACCATGGTGTTAGATGACATAAGTATTAGCTGTGTCAGGATGTGAACTTGGCGAGACAATCTGATGCcactagaattttttttttctttgcttacCCTGTGCTTTGAGGATTGCTGCTTTGCCTCTTCCGGCACCAGATCCTTGATTCTTGTTCTTCATACTCTTTAACATCGGAGCATTCTTTAACATATCCGGTAAGATCAGGAACCGGATCTTGCTGCCACGGATATATACTTGCTCCAACTGCGCCACCCGACCATCTCTGTAGGTGACTGTTATATTGGACATCTGTGTACAGAAGGCAATTATAGTTGATTTAATAATGAACAGATCCTAGATCAACTGGGGAAgcataaatacaatttaaaataatgttaaaaatgCACCAGAATAAAACGTAGTGTTTAGAATGTTGACTTATTCATAAGAACCTTAGAATCTACAATTGTGGTactgacatatttatttttttaatggttattTGAGATGTGGTGTAATGGATATCCAATGTAATTTTGGGCAGGGTGCATTTTCTCAATTGGTCTCACCTGGCAGTTCATGTTGTCCTCAGCCTCAATCAACTTGCCCCTGTAAACCTCCCCGGTGTTGGTCTCACATGTCACGATGTGTCCTTCTGCCTCATGCAGGACCTTGATGGGGACTCCGATcgacatttttaatgtttctgaAACAAACAATGGCGACTGCATTAAAGCAAACTTCAGTTCTCTTTGGGTTAGACCAATGAAGCAATAAAGCCAGCTTCTAAAAATGAATGGTTCCAATCGAATTAAACACGGATTAGCTCATTTTACTAAATACAAATCTGTATATCGTATCCACAAATTACAATACGCTATCTGGGATCAAAAGACGCACGAGAGGGAAAGAAGAAAGTCCCTAATACAAACAAACAGCGACTGTTATTGGGTAGTAGCATTATAGCTTCAACGCTAACTTCACTGTAGAACTAAAAACAGCACAATTTTGGCCGGATATAGTCACACAGTACTTTGTGGAACGCAGTAGAGGCACGAACCTAGCAGATAATCGAGCGTGTTTattgataaaaatgttcatttttcgGCACAAAAAGACATGGCTCCGTTCAGGGTCTGAATGGAACGACAAAAGCGCTACCGAACTCAGACGTCGGTACAAAAGCCTGCATATTTGAAAGACGGAAATACAATTTGGGCATTTGTAACTGACGTCTATATCTTACCTTTGTTTCGTTTTGAAGCAGTTTCTTGACTATTTTCCCGTTTTTCTCTTTGGCGGGTTACAACGTGTGGCGGACGATCCGAACTGAATGGGTGTCTTTTCCGCCTTCCCACAATACATTGCGAGCGGGGTTCAAAGATTTACTTCCGGCTACGTCCGGCGCTGCATTGTGGGAAACTTAGTTCTTGCTGCCGCTTCCAGTTGCCAATGTTGGAATAACGGTCTTCAAGCTTATTTGACCAGGATTTTTTGTGTCTGCGTTTAATGTAGATTAGGTTGGCATATTTTTGTTGATCATTTCTATAACGTTTAATGAATTTATTCAACGTATTTGATATATTCACAATGTTTCGATCCAACTCATGCTGGCTTTTACTTGTCCTACCTGTGTAGAGACCATACGTGTCACCCAAAACAGTGTGTAAACTACGGTGGCCGCGAAGGGCAAACgacaaacagaaaagaaaagacaacacaCCAAAAAGctcatttacaaaaacaaaatcgcaacccccaaaacagaaacacaatgacGAAAACGGAAttgcaataactttgatgcAAACCGTAGGAAGGGGGGAACCTGCCATAAAGCCTGTTGTTGCTTGGACAAATTGCACAACAACAGTTGCgatgttgtttttgtgattgcGATTCCGTTTGTGTAATTgcaattctgtttttgtaaatgtgtttctgctttGCGGATTGCgattttgattttgtgattccgTTTTTGTAAATATGCTTTTTGGTTTGCGGTcctacttttcttttgtgttgtctCTTGCCCTCCGAGGCCGCCGTACTACGTAAAAACCCATTCAGGGTTCCACCACCCGCTGTTTTATTGcaccttttttgtttatcagtAATTGGATTTTACAAAGCTCTAggtcttaaaataaaatgctgaacACATGATCAGATCTGCATTTCAtgtgaaacaaaacagcagataTTTACGTGTTCTGTGGCAGGCCGCTGTAATTTAGCAGGTAAATGTCTCTTAATGCAGCTTTATCTCACGATGGACAGGGTTTCGAAAGTGTAATGGCACAATAAAAAGCATTGTTAAGTGAACCTGCTGTTGATTTCCCTGGCATTAGAGCTCATCGAGCggcccgcagcagcagcagcagccaggctGCTCTGTAAACAGCCTTGACCCTGATGTCCTCAGTTGCCTCATGGGTTTTTATACTGCTGATGTTAAATTTGTCAAACAAGATTTCTGCATTGACTTGTGGGCCACTACTTCTCTACACATCAATGCATTTGACGCGCATGCATTAACCCATGTCAGTTTCCTGGCAACAATGAAATCTTATCAATCAGACTGACCACGAAGCCGCTATTGATTCACAGCAGCTTTGGACTCTTTTGATAGGGACTCGTCAACAgatacatttatattttcactGTAAATGTAACAAAGTTTGCTgctcatttatttatacaattACTCAAAACACCTAAaacctatctgtctgtctatatatatatatatatatatgcatatatatatatatatatatatatagatagatagatagatagatagataatagatagatagatagatagacagacaggtatagatatagatacatACCGTATGAAAACAGAATGGATTAACGTCATAATTAAATGGCAACTTCTCCAATAACACACTGAGCAATCATTTTATAACACGTGTGGCAaattgatcatgtgacctgcaaaTGCTTAACAATGACACCTTTACGCTTTACAGAAACACTTTTAAtataataacattttattttgagaatcagtgtaaaaaaaacaaaggggaCAAACATACAACACATTGATTGGATCTTGTGAAGTCAATTGAATTTGgattcgatttttttttattaatttaaccTCAGGCTCTTAGTTGATGCTAAAAGAGTTGAAGTTGTATGTATGTTGGATGTGAGACTGTACTAGAAGTGGGAGTGTATATTATGatataacagtttgctctccagacaacagggaatctttgtaagtgcaggagttcctgctccactgatcacactgatgcacaagacgcGTGGCAGCTacgatgataacaacaacaacaaacatggaggaatcatccctgaacaaaagcaaacaaaagcatctgtttgcttttgttcagggatagttttcactacacaatggccagggtttccactactctgaatgtacttgaaattcttaaaaaaatgaaattctcatacaaatattttcaagacatttaacgagctttactttaaataaggtgatataaaaacttgaatatagacaccaccGTGATTTAtcccattaaactgtgattaattgattAATTTTCCAAtgaactagatttttttttttttttattgaatccgACCCCTAATATATACTTCTATAGTGCGGTGGCCCATTCTTCTTGAGTTTGGACTTTAAAAGGAAGACAATAGAGAAATGCAATACCACATAAaatgtgaaagacaaaatgGAGGACGACGTTAGGTCACAGACAGTCGTGAAATTATGACGTGACTGAAGGTTTTTTAATCACCAGTAAAGGTCAAAAGTTCCTGTGATCATTGCCACTTTGGAACACGGTGGAGCCGCGTCTATTACCCAAAGATAATGTGCAGTTGAGGCAATCTGTCATTCTGAATACAATACAGATACAGAGCTGGGCTCCATGTAGAAGTCTAATACGACTTCGCTTTCTACTGTACTGTAGTGCGTAACATGAACAAGACTAAACCATTATTGCACTGCAATTGCAAAGTAATGACTAAAAAAGAGAGTAAGGTCACTTGCATTAATTCAACTAAATGTATGTCACAGTCAGTTAACAGGTGAAAGATCAAGAGACTTCAGTTGAATTAGCTAGTTCAGTCTGTGCTATTGTCAGAGCTTTAGTATTCACAAAAGAAATGCAGGTGACAGTGTCTCTCGTGTCATCGTCTCTCCCTCTTTTGCCTGAACATTCAGCTTCCTCAGCAGGAGGCCCCACCTGACATGGTTGGGTCTTTGACAAGGCGCCACCCTGGATGTGGCCCCCACTCGGTATAACCCGCTGCAGCGTTTCAAAGGTGGAATTACAAAAGCCTTTTTCTGAGGTCAGGTCCCAACTCTGCTCCATGATGTAGTTATTGACCACGGTGCTGCAAACCTCCTTACTGCTGCAGGTAGACGTGCGCGCGAAACTGCTGCCTCGCCTGCTGTCGCCGCTGCCCACCCTGAAGCCATGGCCGTCCTTTTGCCTCAGGATTTGCTGATAGAAAATTCTGCGGAACGTCACTCGGAACTCCTGAATTCGATACGCATAGATGAAGGGATTCACAGCAGAGTTTGCGTGGGAGAGGATGATCGCGATGTTCATGACCCAGATGTTGGGCCGATTACAGAAGAGACACAGGTGATTGAAACAGTTGAGGAGGTGCAGTGGAAGCCAGCACAGAGCGAAGAAGCCCACGATGATGGACAGCGACTTGGCAGCGTGGACTTCTCTTTGCAGCGTGGTGCGAGACGAGCTCGGGAACACGGTCTTGTCCCTGAAGGAAGGCTTGCTCACCACTTTGAGCTCTATCAGTTGGAGCTGGCGCCGCGCAGCCATGAAGATTTTGACATAGATgatcagcatcagcaccagcggCAGCAGGACGCAGCCGAAGAAGTTGAAGTAGACCATGTAGTCGAGAGGCACTACCTCTTCAAATAAACACTCGGTCATTCCTTTGGGGCAGCTGCCGTTGACATCCGTCGTATTGTTTATCCCTGCAAAAGCAAAGTCACATTTTCTCACATGGTTCCTACAAGAGCCTCCAAATCTCCAGACTGTTATACTTTAAATAACGCTGTTTCTTGGTGTTAAATGAGCTGACAGCGAAGGAAAAATACTCCCTCCGACTCGCAGGAATTTTAACTGGGATTGACGAGACACCCTTCGGGAGACCTCCTATccagattttattttagatgATTCACCATGCGAATCTTGTGGGGATagtggttgggccgcgagcgccccctagagggccgatAAGAGTTTTTGCttcacacctctgggctgtgagaCGTTCAGTTTTAATCTATTTGCCACTCATGGTGGAggttgtgtgtcactgaattgacttgacagctgcaaatgcgtgatagttaacaactataaagaagttcttgaaaagaaaaaatgcaaaagaaagtgatgccaccccccaacagtaaaaactgttcatgataGCAACTGAAAATTaataacattttatggcgatactttcatttatactactttttacttatatcttctttggtgtttaaaaaaatgatataatttttattttatgacaattAGAAATgctttaattatatttactttattcagaattttattacatttattttattattttttccaattttctcaacagtttgcattaagaatttttttctttaaatttgatgaatatgtctTGCATGTCATTTTacaaggtttgttttgtttgcctgtaagtagtttaaatatggtgattgttgacaaatgaaatgaagagtattgaatcagttctgttacttgaatgggccccagtcCTATTGTTCTGGGTGGGCCCGAGATTAAAAAGGCTCAGAACCCCTGGTCTACATGACACACAGGTGGACTAGACTACACTTCTGCACCACTCACACCTACAGTTATCTAACTATGGCCAAAAAAGAGGAACAATCCAACGGTCTCATGATAGAGAGGTTTAGTTACCACTCATAAAAGCAATGATTTTTAAAgaagaaactttttttaaacaaggcaTATTAAATGAATCCACCATGACAGAGACATTCATTCACACCTGTGTTCCACCCCAGAATTGGAATTAGACCGATTCCTAGTGAGAGGAACCAACACACAGCAATGATTCCCTTTGCCCTCCGCGCTGTCACGACGCTGCTGTACCTGCAACGTTCAATAAATGCAACAGGTCAgtaaaaaatgcaataaaaatggTATGACACATGACTTTACCACTTTTGAAATAATTACTGAAAACATtacaggacttttttttctgtaactgGTTCTCAAATGACCGTTTTTCACTAACCCTAATGAGTGGAGTGGATATGCTTTGGTCATATCTTAAAACATTTATGCctaaagaaagagaaaataatttattcactttttttgcGTCAGAACAATCTGAGATGGTTGTATTCATTGGGGCACTAGTATGTTTTTCCAGGTGTCAAGAGTTATCTGCAGTATTGGCAGGATGAAGCATCACCTTAACACATGAAGTGAACAATGTTAATCCAGTCTTGAGTTCCGTTACTTTCGGACTATAGAGGGCACAGgaattagccacacccactaaatttaaatCCATAAGTCGCGGgcgcagtggtgctgtctagACCACAGAAAGGAcagtggtgcacccagcttagaaatgcacgaggatcacttctaaactggttttgaaaacatggcccagcattgagactggctcatgaaacaaactcagcaatgttctgaactcaaatcatgaactcctcacgtcTTTCATTTCTATGAAAGCGCtccaaatgcgctgttttcactaGCGTGCgaaacaccacagccggtctctgCTGCATCTTGtgtccggtcctccaggaggcTCAGTTGGCAGGGCtgtggacacgcaggcgaaaaacAGCGCATTTCCAGTGCTTTgagggtaaataaaatgcctgtgatttcattggtttccaTATATTATTGCTGTAAAAgacgcagggttcagaccacaagaaaaaggtagcagcttatagtcatGAAattactgttatttatttataaaaattaGCCTCCACAATACGTAATGTCCTGCTCAATTTGCATGCTTGTGATGTCATGATAGCTTGTTCATGTTCACTCATGGGATCGATGATCCACTATGGCGGATGAATAACTCCACTTATAGACCTCATGGAGCAACTTTTAAAAGGTGGCAAAACTATTGTCTGGAACAGTgaggaaatgtgttttgcagctaggtgttgaaatgcagcaacaaaaCACTTGCCTGGATGACCTGAGCCTATTTTGTCTTTATTAACAAGCAGGTTTGTTGAAGCTGTTTTCAATACTTCAGTACTTCAATACTTCATCATAGGGCCCTTTAGTGGGCACAATTGAACTGGCCAGAGCTGAGTCTTTGAGGACCATATTAATCCATCAAATAAATATCTACGTATAGATGATGTACAGCAGATATGTTCTGCTTCTTCCGTGTCTAAAAGGTCAATGCCAACTGACTGAATAACTGGGCCCAAAGTTTAAATTCAGTTCTACATACTGTGTTTTTTGAAAAAAGCACACATTTCAACAGACCTAtttcaacaggaagtgataaTCTGCCAGACTGGAGTGTAGTCGCATGAGCAAATATTTGAGTAATTAATCTACAGATCCTGCAACAGAGCACAGACTTCAGTGTGCAGGACTTTTCTCCAACATAGGAATACTACACAAGGCTTCTATGAGCCAATTTAAcaagcagataaaaaaaaatacctggtatatatatatatatcaaactaTATATATGAAACTGCAATACATCCAGTACGTGAATCATTTTCCCCAGCCCCATTGCTTCACTCCATTAGacgaaaatttaaaaaatacttttaaagacaTCTATATAATAATAACGATGTAAAAGATATATACTATTGAGCAGATAACACTAAATATATACATGTAGAtatgtcattttgttttaaaaaaagaagcagtaGAGAAGCACAACTCAACACGAATTTCATATAAAAGTGAGGTATAATCCTCTTGATAAAGGGATATAAATAACACTGTGATGGTAACCAAGAAAGTGCATTAGTTTGTCTCTGCATTtaattctgtttaaaaaaaactgattgAAATTCAACTACCTATGAAAGAAGACCTGATGACTCCACATGATCTCAGTGGACCCGCACAACATACATCCGTGGTTACCTAAAGTAACTCGCCTGAGTGGGTTCTTGATGGCGATGTAGCGGTCCAGGGCGATGGCCAAGAGGCTGAAGATGGAGCTCTGGGTCAGCATCAGGACAAAGCAGGCGATAAAAAGGCACCCATGGAAGTCAGCACAGAAGCCAGTGCTGCAGAAGACaagagagagagcgtcgtagtAAATGTATGATCTTGTTACTCTGTTGGAGAGGCTGTAAAACACCTGATAATGACAGCGAACGGGATGGCCAGCAGGCCCACAGCGATATCAGCCACCGCCAGCGACACCACGAAGAAGTTGGTGATGCTCTGCAGGTTGGAGTTGAGGCAGACGGCCCAGCAGACCAGGATGTTTCCCGACACAGCGAACACGGCGATGACCGCCTCCAGGCAAATGTAAACCCAGTGGTAATCCTTCAGCATGGTGattctctcctctcttcacctcctccactcaGCGTTTGTGCTTTGACCAGTCACAGAGAGCCACACAGGAGCCATTgcgtcatgagaaaaaaaaaaagggcggAAGTTTCCACCACAACTTTTTGGGGGCTTATTACATCACTCAGTTATCTTGGCGAGTTTGGTGAGTGAGACTAGcctggaaagagaaaaaaaaagacacaatctGATAGTCTGTGAAAACAGATAGCAGGTAACCACGCACGCTCTGAAAAAGCCATTTATCTCTGACAGGCAGCAGGAGTGCCTGTTTTCACATCCCAATCAAAGCTCAACAATGCACCTTTTCTTCCAGGGATAACTTCCCGAAActcttccacacacacgcacaaaccaTTCCGGGCACTCGCATTTTTCCACCACACAGTCATGGATAAAAACGGCGGACGAAAATTGAGGTCTGTCCTCAGTCATCATTGCTATTTTAATCTCatgtttgaaagaaaaacaacatctgAAAGTTCTGTACCTTTGTTTACAGGAGTTTAAGAGACACATATTTTTAAGCAAACACAATAACCAAACATGGGTCAATAACATTCCACAACCAAAAATAAAGTCAACTTCCATTTGAGGAGCTTGATGCTACTGACCTCATATCAAAATAGCTAAGCTAAAAGTTAAACCAGGGGCCACATTAcctactgtgactgttgtgagtgGCCCTCAAGCCAAAAGATGTATGGATCTTTAGATTTTTGAAAAAACAAGGAAGTAAGAAAACAGGGAAAAGGAGAATGAAGCCTCGACATGATGTGTGGAAAATatgatgtttggtgacatattattttcattttcaatcatttttattgaaagaGTGTAAATATAAATCGTAAATATTGGAAGTGGTAACATAATACATGTAAGATATAACGGCACTGTGTCAATAGTGCTAATTCAGTATTTATCACTATTTTTGTAGTGGTGTTCTGACCGCATAAATGCAGCTAAAGGGCCGCACGTGTCCCACCACTGAGTTTAAGTAAACTTTAAACAGAACTACACCCTTGCTTTTTTCGTTTGACTCTGGACAgaatggagaaaaacaaaaaaagcaagtgATTTACAATTGTTCAACAGTTTGTGTTTGCATCACTTGGGAAATCCAGCTCATGCAAACTTCCTTTTAGAACGGAACTGAAGGGTATGATAACTGTTGCCTTTTAGATCCTGTTTGATTAGCTAAACTTCACTGACATGAAGTTTTGGTTCGGATGAGAAATTACGTCAATGAATTTGTGCCAAGTTCATTTCACATGTAATAATCAATGAGGATTTTAAAGAAAAtgataatgaataaatacataaagcaaacctttcttctttcttttccgcTGCATATTTGTTAATCTGAATGCAAACCTGATTTGACAGCACATTTGGCTCAGACAAAGTTGCAaacctgttgcagtgcattttggaAGGCGAAGTGTGAGTGTCAAAAGAGTCACTAACGTGACTTAGTATTACAGGGATTACTGAGGCTGTGTTAATGGCCTGAGTCAAGTCTCGAAGGGCAACGATGCGGAATGTGAGCCATATTGACCGCCACGAGGACCAACACGTAAATATGACCCACTTCTCCCGACAAGTGTAGTGAGACACAGCAGGACCAAACCATACAGAACTTATTTCATTACATTATATAGGATAGGACAGTAAAGTGAGGCAAAGACACCCTGTTTTACATATATGTCAGttcagtttcatttgttttaggTCTGAAATGTTACACGTAAATGAAGCTAATTCAtgatcatgaaatattttttaatgagtAACTGCACTCATCTGGCTCACACAACTTTTTTCACTCAAAATAGAGGAACAGACAAccaaataatttcatttaaaaacatttcacctGGTAGTTTGTGAGCAACAGTCTATTTTCTTACAAAGGCTGGAGCTTTCTCAGAGCGAAGGAATGTTTATCCCAGCCTGGATTATCTTGGATTATAATCAGATATGGCACAGGCATTTCAGATCAGTTGTTTTTGGCCCAACTAGTCATTTGAAAAACCGAACACATCTTACACATTTCTTACACATCAGAATTCAGCCCTCTTATTCACATTTTACAAGCTATGTTGGTTGTCTATGTCCTTAGGCCTAATAAGAGATGTGATATGGAAATCCATGTTGATCACTTATAGAGGCCATAAGCAAGAGTTTTAATATATTTCGTCATATTTCATTCTAGATATATTTCAACTGTATTTGAAACGGAAATGGAAAGAATTCCAGTTTCTTTCAAATCGATGAAAAACTCGATTTTCAAATAGtcacggtaaaaaaaaatattctaaaaGAGTTGaaattgtatttcatttgtggaagaataagaaaaagaaaggtCGATTTACTCACCTTGCGAGAGTAAAACCGCATGGAGTTGTGACAGAAGAAACGTCAGAAACGGAAAGGTGTCGGGTGAAAACCACCACAGAACGCGATGTGAAGCGCATGAGAACAGAGGTTGaaatacactcacacacgccGGTTCCACCACGTCAGGCGCCGCCTCCAGCATGCGCGCGTACTTGGGTAGGGGCGCGTCCATGCGAGTGTGTTTGGccgtttcattttcattcatacaAAGTCCCTGTTTTATGAtgttatagatagatagatagatagatcatcatcatcattgtatCATTGATACATAGCACGAAAAGGAAAAATTTCATCGCCCCATGTGTCTCCGCTCTCTGCCATCTTTATCAGTATTAAAGTTTCAGTATTAAATTCAAGTCAAACACTTATGTTAACCATACATACAGCGCACACAGCATGTGGAATATTATAAAAAGATGTAATAATGCATTCGAATGGAAATGTATGTAGTATAGAATTGATAACAGTAGCgttaaatgataataattttATGTAAATTAGAAAAAG
It contains:
- the snrpd3l gene encoding small nuclear ribonucleoprotein D3 polypeptide, like, with the protein product MSIGVPIKVLHEAEGHIVTCETNTGEVYRGKLIEAEDNMNCQMSNITVTYRDGRVAQLEQVYIRGSKIRFLILPDMLKNAPMLKSMKNKNQGSGAGRGKAAILKAQVAARGRGRGGMGRGNIFQKRR
- the adora2ab gene encoding adenosine A2a receptor b — its product is MLKDYHWVYICLEAVIAVFAVSGNILVCWAVCLNSNLQSITNFFVVSLAVADIAVGLLAIPFAVIISTGFCADFHGCLFIACFVLMLTQSSIFSLLAIALDRYIAIKNPLRYSSVVTARRAKGIIAVCWFLSLGIGLIPILGWNTGINNTTDVNGSCPKGMTECLFEEVVPLDYMVYFNFFGCVLLPLVLMLIIYVKIFMAARRQLQLIELKVVSKPSFRDKTVFPSSSRTTLQREVHAAKSLSIIVGFFALCWLPLHLLNCFNHLCLFCNRPNIWVMNIAIILSHANSAVNPFIYAYRIQEFRVTFRRIFYQQILRQKDGHGFRVGSGDSRRGSSFARTSTCSSKEVCSTVVNNYIMEQSWDLTSEKGFCNSTFETLQRVIPSGGHIQGGALSKTQPCQVGPPAEEAECSGKRGRDDDTRDTVTCISFVNTKALTIAQTELANSTEVS